A single Garra rufa unplaced genomic scaffold, GarRuf1.0 hap1_unplaced_104, whole genome shotgun sequence DNA region contains:
- the polr2j gene encoding DNA-directed RNA polymerase II subunit RPB11-a, translating into MNAPPAFESFLLFEGEKKITIVKDTKVPNACLFTLNKEDHTLGNIIRSQLLKDPQVLFAGYKVPHPLEHKIVIRVQTTPDYSPQEAFTNAITDLISELSLLEERFRVAIKDKQEGIE; encoded by the exons ATGAACGCGCCACCAGCATTCGAGTCGTTTTTGCTATTTGAGGGAGAAAAGAA GATCACAATAGTGAAAGACACCAAGGTGCCAAATGCATGTCTATTTACGCTGAATAAAGAGGATCACACACTGGGGAACATCATCCGGTC GCAACTGCTGAAGGACCCTCAGGTGTTGTTTGCTGGATATAAGGTTCCTCATCCTCTGGAGCACAAGATAGTGATCCGAGTTCAGACGACACCTGACTACAGTCCCCAGGAAGCCTTCACTAATGCCATCACTGATTTGATCAGTGAACTGTCCCTGCTTGAAGAGCGATTCAGG gtTGCCATCAAAGACAAGCAAGAGGGAATAGAATGA
- the alkbh4 gene encoding alpha-ketoglutarate-dependent dioxygenase alkB homolog 4, with protein sequence MAAGEMHCSNCGCKGIRTCLRCEAGESKRHILQTNELIHYDFIYDPVSKSAVPEVENGTQQSFAFPGIFLWENFVSEDEERELIARMDQDVWRESQSGRRKQDFGPKVNFKKRRVRVGSFTGLPAFSRHLVDRMSKAPELASFKPVEQCNLDYDPFRGSAIDPHLDDSWLWGEHLVTINLLSDTVLTMSLDQGWGDMSDGEVQVAVHVSRRSLIVLYGEARHRWKHAIHRKDIQRRRVCSTFRELSEEFLQGGEQEKLGSELLDIALSFKGVPL encoded by the exons ATGGCTGCTGGAGAGATGCATTGTTCTAACTGTGGTTGTAAAGGAATAAGAACATGTCTGAGATGTGAGGCTGGGGAGTCTAAACGACATATACTACAGACGAATGAGTTG ATACATTATGATTTCATCTATGATCCAGTATCAAAGTCAGCAGTCCCAGAAGTGGAAAATGGCACTCAACAGTCCTTTGCGTTCCCTGGAATATTTTTGTGGGAGAATTTTGTGTCAGAAGATGAAGAGAGGGAACTGATTGCCAGAATGGATCAAGATGTCTGGAGGGAATCTCAATCAGGCCGTCGAAAACAG GACTTTGGGCCAAAGGTGAATTTCAAGAAACGTCGTGTCCGTGTGGGAAGCTTCACTGGCCTGCCTGCTTTCAGCCGCCACTTGGTGGACAGGATGTCAAAAGCACCTGAGTTGGCCTCCTTCAAACCAGTAGAGCAGTGCAACCTAGACTACGATCCCTTCAGAGGCTCTGCGATTGACCCTCACTTAGATGATAGCTGGCTGTGGGGAGAGCACCTGGTCACCATTAACCTGCTCTCAGACACTGTCCTCACGATGAGTTTAGATCAAGGCTGGGGGGACATGAGTGACGGGGAGGTGCAAGTGGCTGTGCATGTATCACGCAGATCACTTATTGTACTCTATGGGGAGGCACGGCACCGGTGGAAACATGCTATCCACAGGAAAGACATTCAAAGGCGCAGAGTATGCAGCACCTTCCGCGAGCTGTCTGAGGAGTTTCTACAAGGAGGAGAGCAGGAGAAACTGGGCTCAGAGTTGTTAGATATAGCACTGAGCTTTAAGGGTGTACCTTTATAA